In Bacteroidota bacterium, the following are encoded in one genomic region:
- a CDS encoding SIMPL domain-containing protein: MKQHLNSLIIALTAIIVCVIATQAYKNRNNKTETINVTGLGSKDFKSDLIVWSASFDVSNLDLKAASTTLDAHREIVRKFIGDQGVDSKELIFSAVDMSKQFHTWTDDKGNEHSEFQGYRLSQNVEVSSKDVEKVEKLSREVTQLINEGVEISSYPPAYYYTKLAELKIEMVAAATEDARTRAEKIAEKAGSSLGKLQNAQMGVFQIVAQNSNDDYGWGGSFDTSSKMKTANITMKLVFGID; encoded by the coding sequence ATGAAACAGCATTTAAATTCTCTGATTATTGCCCTCACTGCGATTATCGTATGTGTAATTGCCACGCAGGCCTACAAAAACCGCAACAACAAAACGGAAACCATCAATGTCACAGGTCTCGGCAGCAAGGACTTCAAAAGCGATCTGATCGTCTGGAGTGCGAGCTTTGATGTCTCCAACCTTGACCTGAAGGCTGCCTCAACAACCTTGGATGCCCATCGCGAAATCGTGCGGAAGTTCATTGGCGACCAAGGCGTGGATTCCAAAGAACTGATCTTCTCGGCCGTGGACATGTCCAAGCAATTTCATACCTGGACAGACGACAAGGGCAATGAGCACTCCGAATTTCAAGGCTACCGTCTCAGCCAAAACGTTGAGGTCAGCAGCAAGGACGTCGAGAAAGTCGAAAAACTCTCCCGCGAAGTGACCCAACTCATCAACGAAGGCGTGGAAATCAGCTCCTATCCCCCTGCCTATTACTATACCAAACTGGCCGAACTCAAGATCGAAATGGTCGCGGCAGCAACCGAAGATGCCCGCACCCGCGCCGAAAAAATCGCAGAAAAGGCTGGATCCAGCCTCGGCAAATTGCAAAATGCACAAATGGGCGTTTTCCAGATTGTTGCCCAAAACAGCAACGACGACTACGGTTGGGGCGGCTCCTTTGATACTAGCTCCAAAATGAAAACCGCCAATATCACGATGAAGCTCGTGTTTGGGATTGACTGA
- a CDS encoding rhomboid family intramembrane serine protease has product MNPLVSKIIHSPVATFLMLATIATSISAFQNQFLKEKFMLRPHAFVHRKQYFTIITSGLIHADWTHLMMNMFTFYFFAFSLEHYFVYLQCMKIDEVATESAQRFSTILGHAKFFLIYFISMIVADFTTIIKYKDIPGYACLGASGAISGLVMSTIILAPAMGNSIRIWGILPGWMFGLLYVGYSYYAAKKMQDNVAHEAHMWGALAGIVFTFILMPSQAWKFILMMQETLYGWMG; this is encoded by the coding sequence ATGAATCCCCTCGTTTCCAAAATCATCCACAGTCCAGTTGCCACCTTTCTCATGTTGGCAACGATCGCGACGAGCATTTCTGCGTTTCAGAATCAGTTTTTGAAGGAGAAGTTCATGCTGCGCCCGCATGCCTTCGTTCATCGGAAACAGTACTTCACGATCATCACAAGCGGCCTGATCCATGCGGATTGGACACACTTGATGATGAACATGTTCACGTTTTATTTTTTTGCCTTCAGCCTTGAGCATTACTTCGTGTACCTGCAATGCATGAAAATCGACGAAGTCGCGACGGAAAGCGCGCAGCGATTTTCGACGATATTGGGACATGCAAAGTTCTTCTTGATTTACTTCATTTCGATGATCGTTGCTGACTTCACGACAATCATCAAATACAAGGACATCCCCGGATATGCCTGCCTCGGCGCCTCGGGTGCCATTTCGGGATTGGTGATGAGCACGATTATCCTCGCGCCTGCGATGGGCAATTCCATTCGAATTTGGGGTATTTTGCCAGGATGGATGTTTGGTTTGCTGTATGTTGGCTACAGCTACTATGCTGCCAAGAAAATGCAAGACAACGTTGCGCACGAGGCGCACATGTGGGGTGCATTGGCAGGAATCGTTTTTACGTTCATCTTGATGCCTTCCCAAGCCTGGAAGTTCATCCTGATGATGCAGGAAACGTTGTATGGCTGGATGGGATAG
- a CDS encoding polyprenyl synthetase family protein: MQQPAELKAALEGHLSGISSRPHWQSGLYAPMAYILDLGGKRIRPMLLLMSYQAMSGRPGTEALNCATAVEFFHNFSLIHDDIMDNAPVRRGKPTVHEKWNTNTAILSGDAMFALAYEFLIQDFPQQAAPLLREFTRVAVGVCEGQMEDMEMAGQRADVPQYIEMIRKKTAMLIGGSLSIGAIAAGASPQEVERLYQLGETAGIGFQLHDDYLDVYAPAEKFGKQVGGDILENKMTFLLIRCIERANPEQKKRLDHLLYEEKVPEAKIAGVMALYAELGIEQETIAEMDRYFAAADAIAVEFRGKPGFEMIEGFFQSISKRDH, from the coding sequence ATGCAGCAACCTGCAGAACTCAAGGCCGCACTTGAAGGCCACCTTTCGGGAATCTCGTCAAGACCGCACTGGCAATCAGGATTGTATGCGCCGATGGCGTATATTTTGGACTTGGGTGGCAAGCGCATCCGGCCGATGCTGTTGCTGATGAGCTATCAGGCCATGTCGGGCCGCCCGGGAACTGAGGCCTTGAACTGCGCAACCGCCGTCGAATTTTTTCACAACTTCAGCCTGATCCACGATGATATCATGGACAACGCGCCTGTGCGGCGTGGCAAACCGACCGTCCATGAAAAATGGAATACCAATACCGCGATTCTTTCAGGGGATGCGATGTTTGCCTTGGCCTATGAGTTTCTGATTCAGGACTTTCCACAGCAGGCAGCTCCGCTTTTGCGTGAGTTCACGCGCGTGGCCGTGGGTGTCTGCGAAGGCCAAATGGAAGACATGGAGATGGCCGGGCAACGTGCTGACGTGCCGCAGTACATCGAAATGATCCGCAAAAAGACCGCGATGCTCATCGGCGGGAGTCTAAGCATAGGCGCGATTGCCGCAGGCGCAAGTCCGCAGGAAGTCGAGCGGCTGTATCAACTTGGAGAGACCGCCGGGATCGGATTTCAACTGCATGACGACTATTTGGATGTCTATGCCCCTGCAGAAAAATTTGGAAAACAAGTCGGTGGAGACATTTTGGAAAACAAGATGACCTTCTTGCTGATCCGTTGTATCGAACGTGCGAATCCCGAGCAGAAGAAGCGACTCGATCACTTGCTCTACGAGGAAAAGGTACCGGAGGCAAAAATTGCCGGCGTCATGGCGCTTTATGCTGAGCTGGGCATCGAGCAAGAAACCATCGCCGAAATGGACCGTTATTTTGCAGCAGCAGATGCGATTGCCGTGGAATTTCGAGGAAAACCTGGATTTGAGATGATTGAAGGCTTTTTCCAGTCGATATCCAAACGTGACCATTAA
- the rnr gene encoding ribonuclease R, whose amino-acid sequence MAKSKSPKTIEKENKRLRSLRTLVVQFLQKEPHKAFNHKQIAAGCGLKGELSTERMIEFLDQMAEAGLLKVPERGKYSVVVKERVQTGRVEIKGEGYGFVVLDTEEKTEDVFVPPNRLNKAMNGDKVQVRITKGGGRGQRAEGEIVEVLERATEAFIGTIELIGKTPTFRPDDPKLNQDFVVTVAKDLVVRDGDKVIIKLGDWTHHLPEGEVIKVLGKSGENETEMHAILFQFGFEVAFPPEVEAEVAKFDGKILEEEIAKRRDMRKITTFTIDPHDAKDFDDALSFERLSNGNIEVGVHIADVSHFVHPGTALDDEAYNRATSVYLVDRTVPMLPERLSNDLCSLRPHEDRLCFSAIFEVDEHGNLIKEWFGRTIIHSDRRFAYEEAQDVMDKGEGDYFEELTELNRLAKIFQKERFKHGSINFEEDEVKFELDAEGKPIRVYRKVRKDAHKMIEDWMLMANKRVTFHVAKMRQGIPLPFLYRIHDRPDEEKLYTLQQFAATLGYNLDLSDERKIAKALNALMTQVEGKPEQSMLQTVAVRTMAKAIYSTDNIGHYGLGFEHYTHFTSPIRRYPDLIVHRLLGQYLSGNFNANPGKLELAAKHTSNREKRAAEAERASIKYKQVEFLEDKIGVQFEGIVTGVTNWGVYVEILENRCEGMIGLHTMTDDYYEVDTTNYCIRGRLSGRKISLGDKLMVEVKGTSLRNRTIDFLMIAHLESAFEDTEMPLVQRRAAQAPGGKGQYGGRRGGMPMKKHGPAGGEKRKAKKGTSKGANKGKPKRRG is encoded by the coding sequence ATGGCTAAAAGTAAATCACCCAAAACGATCGAGAAGGAAAATAAACGCCTCCGGTCGCTGCGCACGCTCGTCGTGCAGTTTCTTCAGAAGGAACCCCACAAAGCATTCAACCACAAACAAATCGCTGCCGGATGCGGCCTCAAAGGCGAACTCAGCACGGAAAGAATGATTGAATTCCTCGACCAAATGGCCGAGGCAGGTCTTCTCAAAGTTCCTGAAAGAGGGAAATATTCGGTCGTGGTCAAGGAGCGTGTCCAAACGGGCCGCGTCGAGATCAAGGGCGAAGGCTACGGATTTGTGGTTTTGGACACCGAAGAAAAGACCGAAGACGTCTTCGTACCACCAAATCGCCTGAACAAGGCCATGAACGGCGACAAGGTGCAAGTGCGCATCACCAAAGGCGGTGGCCGCGGTCAACGTGCTGAAGGCGAAATCGTCGAAGTGCTCGAAAGGGCAACGGAGGCCTTCATCGGAACCATCGAATTGATCGGCAAAACCCCGACTTTCCGACCCGATGACCCGAAATTGAATCAGGACTTTGTTGTCACCGTTGCCAAGGACCTTGTGGTACGTGACGGAGACAAGGTGATCATCAAACTCGGGGATTGGACCCATCATCTGCCGGAAGGTGAGGTGATCAAAGTCCTCGGCAAATCCGGCGAAAACGAGACGGAAATGCATGCCATTCTCTTCCAATTCGGATTTGAGGTGGCATTTCCGCCGGAAGTGGAGGCCGAAGTGGCCAAATTCGACGGAAAAATATTGGAGGAAGAGATCGCCAAGCGCCGCGACATGCGCAAGATCACGACGTTCACGATCGACCCGCACGATGCCAAGGACTTTGACGATGCGCTTTCGTTTGAGCGACTGTCGAATGGCAACATCGAAGTCGGCGTTCACATCGCGGACGTGAGCCACTTTGTGCATCCGGGAACGGCCTTGGACGATGAAGCCTACAACCGCGCCACGAGCGTCTACCTCGTCGACCGAACGGTTCCGATGCTTCCTGAGCGCCTTTCCAATGACTTGTGCAGCTTGCGCCCGCATGAGGACCGACTTTGCTTCTCGGCCATTTTTGAGGTGGATGAGCACGGAAATCTGATCAAGGAATGGTTTGGCCGCACGATCATCCACTCCGACCGCCGATTTGCCTACGAAGAAGCGCAAGACGTGATGGACAAAGGCGAAGGCGACTACTTCGAAGAACTCACCGAGCTCAACCGCCTCGCCAAAATCTTCCAGAAGGAGCGTTTCAAGCACGGATCGATCAACTTTGAAGAGGACGAAGTCAAATTCGAGCTCGATGCTGAAGGAAAGCCGATTCGCGTGTACCGCAAGGTGCGCAAAGACGCCCACAAAATGATCGAGGATTGGATGTTGATGGCCAACAAGCGCGTGACCTTTCACGTTGCCAAGATGCGCCAAGGCATTCCCCTCCCCTTCCTCTACCGCATCCACGACCGTCCCGATGAGGAAAAGCTCTACACTTTGCAGCAGTTTGCCGCGACTTTGGGCTACAACCTCGATTTGAGCGACGAACGCAAGATCGCCAAGGCGCTCAATGCCTTGATGACGCAAGTCGAAGGCAAGCCCGAACAGAGCATGCTCCAAACCGTGGCGGTCCGCACAATGGCCAAGGCCATCTACAGCACCGACAACATTGGCCACTATGGCCTTGGTTTCGAGCACTATACGCACTTCACATCGCCGATTCGAAGGTATCCCGACTTGATCGTCCACCGATTGCTCGGTCAGTACCTTTCCGGCAACTTCAACGCCAACCCGGGGAAACTCGAATTGGCCGCGAAACATACGAGCAACCGCGAAAAACGGGCTGCTGAGGCCGAACGCGCGAGCATCAAATACAAACAGGTCGAGTTCCTCGAGGACAAGATCGGAGTACAGTTTGAAGGCATCGTGACGGGCGTGACCAATTGGGGCGTGTACGTGGAAATCCTGGAAAATCGCTGCGAAGGCATGATCGGCCTGCACACGATGACCGACGATTACTACGAAGTCGACACCACCAACTACTGCATCCGCGGGCGATTGAGTGGTCGCAAGATCAGTTTGGGCGACAAATTGATGGTCGAAGTCAAAGGCACGAGCCTACGCAACCGCACGATCGATTTCCTGATGATCGCCCACTTGGAATCGGCCTTCGAAGACACCGAAATGCCGTTGGTGCAACGTCGGGCAGCGCAGGCGCCGGGCGGCAAAGGCCAATACGGCGGACGCCGTGGCGGTATGCCGATGAAAAAACACGGTCCGGCGGGCGGCGAAAAGCGCAAAGCCAAAAAGGGCACGAGCAAGGGCGCCAACAAAGGCAAGCCCAAACGCAGAGGATAA
- a CDS encoding 2,3,4,5-tetrahydropyridine-2,6-dicarboxylate N-succinyltransferase, whose amino-acid sequence MSTDALKEKIEKAWENRELLKEQATLDAIDATIAALDAGQIRCAEPLPNGDWQVNEWVKKAVILYFPVRKMETIELSPFEYHDKMALKRDYAAKGVRVVPPATARYGAYISAGVILMPSYVNIGAYVDSGTMVDTWATVGSCAQIGKNVHLSGGVGIGGVLEPVQAAPVIIEDDAFIGSRCIVVEGVRVGREAVLGANVVLTASSKIIDVSGPEPIEYRGYVPAGSVVIPGSIPKKFPAGEYQVPCALIIGKRKPSTDRKTSLNDALREFNVSV is encoded by the coding sequence ATGTCAACAGACGCATTGAAAGAAAAAATCGAAAAAGCCTGGGAGAACCGGGAACTGCTCAAGGAACAAGCCACATTGGACGCCATCGACGCCACGATTGCAGCGCTTGATGCAGGTCAAATCCGTTGTGCCGAACCCTTGCCCAACGGCGATTGGCAAGTCAATGAATGGGTCAAAAAGGCGGTGATCCTGTACTTTCCGGTTCGGAAAATGGAAACGATTGAGCTTTCCCCCTTCGAATACCACGACAAAATGGCCCTCAAACGGGACTATGCAGCCAAGGGCGTTCGTGTCGTGCCGCCGGCAACGGCGCGCTACGGTGCTTACATTTCTGCCGGCGTCATTCTCATGCCCTCCTACGTCAACATCGGCGCCTACGTCGATTCGGGGACGATGGTGGATACCTGGGCAACGGTCGGCTCCTGTGCGCAGATCGGCAAAAACGTGCATTTGAGCGGCGGCGTGGGCATCGGCGGCGTCTTGGAACCTGTTCAAGCCGCACCGGTGATCATCGAAGACGATGCCTTCATCGGCAGTCGCTGCATCGTCGTCGAAGGCGTGCGCGTCGGTCGCGAAGCTGTCTTGGGCGCCAACGTGGTCCTCACCGCATCTTCCAAGATCATCGACGTATCCGGTCCGGAACCCATCGAATACCGTGGCTACGTACCTGCAGGTTCCGTTGTGATCCCGGGTTCGATTCCCAAAAAATTCCCTGCCGGCGAATACCAAGTCCCCTGCGCCCTGATCATCGGAAAACGAAAACCATCGACCGACCGTAAGACCTCTTTGAATGACGCCCTCCGCGAATTCAACGTAAGTGTTTAA
- a CDS encoding sterol desaturase family protein: MWNDIIAHFEGLENRPLERLAFIVGGLLIFWIIEGAIPLLPMHYKKNKARHAGVNLLFTLIHLIIHTGFGIVIVLLADWCAKANFGLIYWAGLAKSTGLVVILSALMLDLFGGWMSHFIEHKVPLFWRWHIVHHADNNVDVTTGLRHHPLESVWRGVFFLIGLVLCGAPVYGVMIYQTFLTIFTSFTHANISLPPVLDKLISYVLVSPNMHKVHHHWKQPYTDSNYGAVFAIWDRIFFTFKTMNPKDIRYGLDRYYPNEQDENLGALLKRPFEPLK; the protein is encoded by the coding sequence ATGTGGAATGACATTATAGCACACTTCGAAGGCCTTGAAAACCGGCCCTTGGAGCGCTTGGCGTTTATCGTCGGTGGATTGTTGATCTTTTGGATCATCGAAGGGGCGATTCCGTTACTTCCGATGCATTACAAAAAGAACAAGGCACGTCATGCAGGCGTCAATTTGCTGTTTACCTTGATTCACCTGATCATCCACACCGGCTTTGGAATCGTCATCGTTTTGCTCGCTGATTGGTGCGCGAAAGCCAATTTCGGCCTTATTTACTGGGCTGGTTTGGCCAAATCCACTGGACTGGTCGTGATTCTCTCCGCCTTGATGTTGGATCTGTTTGGGGGATGGATGTCGCATTTCATTGAGCACAAGGTTCCGCTGTTTTGGCGTTGGCATATCGTTCACCATGCCGACAACAACGTCGATGTCACCACGGGACTGCGCCACCATCCACTGGAAAGCGTTTGGCGGGGCGTATTTTTCCTGATCGGATTGGTGCTCTGTGGTGCGCCGGTCTACGGTGTGATGATCTACCAAACCTTTTTGACCATTTTCACCTCCTTCACCCACGCCAACATTTCCCTGCCGCCCGTGCTGGACAAGTTGATCAGCTACGTACTCGTTTCCCCGAATATGCACAAGGTCCACCACCATTGGAAGCAGCCCTATACCGACAGCAACTACGGTGCGGTATTCGCGATTTGGGACCGTATCTTCTTCACATTCAAGACGATGAATCCCAAGGATATCCGCTACGGACTTGATCGCTATTATCCCAACGAGCAAGACGAAAATCTGGGCGCATTGTTGAAGCGGCCGTTTGAGCCTTTGAAGTAG
- a CDS encoding glycosyltransferase, with the protein MADALHICHISLLNPAIHSRIFFKMALSQVRAGYRVTIIAQDPAPAPYLREGVEIIPLGVFGRLSWRRIWYSWRFSRIARRVGADIYQIHTVELLATGKKLKKALTRVKVVYDMHEDYVANILHADYYSEWSRPKLAARVKAVQDDFCKWGDGLILAEDCFQALLPFDPDRTVVARNKFRAPAIVPAQKLDLADPKLPMMLCTGTIAENWGIFKAVSLWAEFNKFSAVNLVIAGHSQDAALLQELQLRVNATGLSGRFALVGGSSYVPFEQLVALIKVCTFGVALYQLKENIKDRIPTKFYEFMAAGKPLVYSENPIWDSMNAHSKFGVVLPKAWTSEDAMTVFNQVKTLSTELQQHPLPSAGWSWDSESPRMLELMAKLSY; encoded by the coding sequence ATGGCTGATGCCCTCCATATTTGTCATATTTCCCTGCTGAATCCTGCGATTCACAGCCGGATTTTTTTCAAAATGGCCTTGTCTCAGGTGCGGGCGGGCTACCGGGTAACCATCATCGCGCAGGATCCTGCGCCTGCGCCTTATCTACGCGAGGGCGTTGAAATCATCCCCTTGGGCGTTTTTGGGCGGCTGAGTTGGCGACGAATTTGGTATTCTTGGCGTTTTAGTCGCATTGCCCGACGCGTGGGAGCCGACATTTATCAGATTCACACCGTCGAATTGCTCGCAACCGGAAAGAAGCTGAAAAAGGCTTTGACGCGCGTCAAAGTCGTCTATGACATGCACGAAGACTATGTCGCCAACATTTTACATGCCGATTACTACTCCGAATGGTCAAGGCCAAAGCTCGCTGCAAGGGTAAAAGCCGTACAGGACGACTTTTGCAAATGGGGCGATGGCCTCATCTTGGCCGAAGATTGCTTTCAAGCCCTCCTTCCCTTCGATCCCGACCGCACGGTGGTGGCGCGCAATAAGTTCCGCGCACCGGCAATCGTTCCCGCGCAAAAGCTCGATTTGGCCGACCCCAAGCTGCCGATGATGCTCTGTACCGGTACCATTGCCGAAAACTGGGGTATATTCAAGGCAGTTTCTCTTTGGGCCGAATTCAACAAATTCTCCGCCGTCAATTTGGTCATTGCCGGGCATTCGCAGGATGCTGCCTTGCTTCAAGAACTGCAATTGCGCGTCAATGCGACGGGATTGTCAGGTCGCTTTGCGTTGGTTGGGGGCAGCAGCTACGTTCCGTTTGAGCAATTGGTCGCCTTGATCAAAGTCTGTACTTTTGGTGTGGCGTTGTACCAATTGAAGGAAAATATCAAAGACCGCATTCCCACCAAGTTCTACGAATTCATGGCTGCTGGCAAGCCGTTGGTCTATTCGGAAAACCCCATCTGGGATTCTATGAATGCCCATTCGAAGTTTGGTGTGGTGCTTCCAAAAGCCTGGACGAGCGAAGATGCGATGACGGTTTTCAATCAAGTGAAGACGCTCTCGACCGAACTGCAGCAGCATCCCTTGCCTTCCGCAGGATGGAGTTGGGATTCGGAGTCGCCAAGAATGTTAGAACTGATGGCCAAACTTTCCTATTGA
- a CDS encoding glycosyltransferase family 2 protein: MLNGKSITLVIPCFNEALGLPHVMAKLPACVDVVLVVDNNSTDNTAEIARSLGATVVFESKKGYGAAYKAGFSAVNSDVVVTLDGDGTYPIEEIPKLVEHLLASDLDFISACRFPLQNPANMDPVSKFGNWVLTLAAKILFGYGLKDSQSGMWVFKRDVLAKIRLESDGMPLSEEIKIDTIKRNLKFKEVHIPYYLRFGEKKIRKFRDGFHNLFFLIYLRFRR, from the coding sequence ATGCTGAACGGAAAATCCATTACGCTCGTCATTCCCTGCTTCAACGAAGCGCTGGGATTGCCGCATGTGATGGCCAAATTGCCTGCCTGTGTCGATGTCGTCCTTGTGGTGGACAACAACAGCACCGACAATACTGCAGAAATCGCACGCAGTTTGGGCGCAACCGTCGTTTTTGAGTCTAAAAAAGGTTATGGTGCGGCCTACAAAGCAGGTTTTTCCGCGGTGAACTCGGATGTCGTCGTCACGCTGGACGGTGACGGAACCTATCCCATCGAGGAAATTCCCAAATTGGTGGAGCATCTGCTTGCCAGCGATTTGGACTTTATCTCGGCATGCAGATTTCCGCTTCAGAACCCTGCAAACATGGACCCGGTTAGCAAATTTGGCAACTGGGTGTTGACCTTGGCGGCAAAAATCCTGTTCGGCTATGGCCTGAAAGACTCACAAAGCGGAATGTGGGTGTTCAAACGCGATGTCCTGGCGAAAATCAGGCTGGAAAGCGACGGCATGCCGTTGAGCGAAGAGATCAAAATCGATACGATCAAACGGAACCTGAAATTCAAGGAAGTCCACATTCCATACTATTTGCGATTTGGCGAAAAAAAGATCCGGAAATTTCGGGACGGGTTTCATAACCTGTTCTTTCTGATCTATTTGCGATTTCGGCGTTGA
- a CDS encoding radical SAM/SPASM domain-containing protein, with protein MAIRYNMGRKGMLRNGLYKLRRGMPKGLRLRVWQTTAARIFERKAFSKQVPLFRSLELETRTRCNSSCSFCAASILTDQRPDVYMPEALYDKIIAELVALDYDGAIKFFVNNEPLLDKRTPEFIRRAKANLPKVKTEVHTNGLKLNPKSGRELLEAGLDLLYINNYSQDGEMHKGVKAFLDEVAPEFPNTEIVFHLRLLDEQLLNRGGTAPNGRVLSEPLPLPCILPFDEMVVTADGRVTICCQDHYFESAVGNLNNSSLHDVWYGAGFSKLRSDLLRSDRSGNKFCSSCDFRGYKEEHLTSTESFKNRAVGALLDEFS; from the coding sequence ATGGCCATCCGCTACAACATGGGACGCAAGGGAATGCTGCGCAACGGGCTGTACAAGCTCCGCCGCGGCATGCCCAAGGGCTTGCGGCTCCGCGTATGGCAAACCACTGCGGCCCGCATTTTTGAACGAAAAGCATTCTCCAAACAGGTTCCGCTTTTTCGATCCCTTGAATTGGAAACGCGCACACGCTGCAATTCGAGTTGCAGCTTTTGTGCGGCAAGCATCCTCACCGATCAGCGACCCGACGTGTACATGCCCGAGGCGCTTTACGACAAGATCATCGCCGAATTGGTGGCCCTGGATTACGACGGCGCCATCAAATTCTTCGTGAACAATGAGCCGTTGCTGGACAAACGCACCCCGGAATTCATTCGAAGGGCAAAAGCAAATCTCCCGAAAGTCAAGACCGAGGTTCATACCAATGGACTGAAGCTCAACCCCAAAAGTGGCCGAGAGCTGTTGGAAGCGGGCTTGGACTTGCTGTATATCAACAATTACAGTCAAGACGGCGAGATGCACAAAGGTGTCAAAGCCTTTTTGGATGAAGTCGCACCCGAATTTCCCAACACGGAGATCGTTTTCCATCTGCGGTTGCTCGACGAGCAATTACTCAACCGAGGCGGCACCGCGCCCAACGGCCGTGTGCTTTCGGAACCCCTGCCCCTCCCCTGCATTTTGCCCTTTGACGAGATGGTCGTCACGGCCGATGGACGCGTTACGATCTGCTGTCAGGATCACTACTTCGAATCCGCCGTTGGAAACCTCAACAACAGTAGTCTGCACGACGTTTGGTACGGGGCAGGCTTCAGCAAACTCCGGTCGGATCTGTTGCGTTCCGACCGCTCAGGCAACAAATTTTGCAGTTCTTGCGATTTCAGAGGCTACAAAGAGGAACATCTTACATCCACAGAATCGTTCAAAAACCGTGCTGTAGGGGCATTGTTGGATGAATTTTCCTGA